From Dehalococcoidia bacterium:
GGAGCCGGGCGAACAGGCTGTCGTCCCCATCTGGGTCGGCGCGCGGCGGAACGGGTTCGCCGGCCAGCCGAAGGCGCTCGACGTGCAATTCCGCGTGGCTCCGGCCGGCAGCACCTCCACGGCCGCCCGCACTTTCAACGCCCGCTTCGTCCACGAGCCCTTCCTGAGCTCGCGGATGCTTTCCCTCAGCGCGCTGTTCGCGGTCCTGGCGATGGTCATCGGTATGATCTTCGTGTTGGGCACGTCGAAGGTTTCGCACGCCTTCACGGTGATTTCCTGCGGCTTCGATGACGACTATCGGGAGTTCAGTGGCGGGCCCGTGCTGGTGCGGGAGAAGTGTGGCGGCGCCCCGATACCCTGCCAGAAGGGGTTCTGCGCCGCGATCGGCGAGACTGTCGTGCCGACGACGCCCACCGCGAGGCCCAGCACGCCATCGCCCACGGCGGTGGCTACGCCGACCACGGGGCCCCCGGCCTGTGTGAGTGCGCCAGACATAGGCCTCGCTGTGGGACGGAACGTCACTCTCAGGGAAGACGCCCGCATCCGCGCCGACGCTGGTGTGAATCAGCAGATTGTGGGTCGAGGTAACAACCGTCCAGGGGTGGTAGTGTCAGGGCCGAAGTGCGTCGACAACCTCGTCTGGTGGGAGGTCGACTCGGGGCTGCGCGGCTGGACCGCCGAGCGGGACGAGAACGGCGTACAGTTGATCCTGCCCCGATAAGACGGGCGGCTCACTTGCCGCGGATGACCTCGAACAGTCTCCGGGTCTCCTCCGATGGCGGCAGCCCCAGTTCGGCCTTCAAGACCTCCTCGCAGGCACGATACTGCTGGAGCGCCTGCGAGCGGTTGCCAAGGCGCCAGTGGGCTTGCATCAGCCAGCGGTGGGCAGCCTCGTCGAAGGGCTCCTTTTTCACCATGAGGCTGGCGTAGTCGAGGACGGAGCGCCAATCATCGTCCTTCGCCGATTGCGTCGTGACCCAGCTCAGCGCCTGGTAATAAGCGGCGCTCAGGGTGCGTCGCGGTTCGACAACCCACTCTTCGTAGGGGTCGCTTTCTAAGAGCTCGCCGTGGTACATCGCGAGCGCGCTCACAAGGTGTGAGCGCGTGCCGGCGGTGTCCCGCGACTCCAGGGCCTGGCGCGCCGAGGCAAGGCGCTGCTGGAAGTCCCACAGGTCCGTGGAGACGACGGAGGGGTCGAGGCCGCAGGCGCCCTGCCTGACGAGCACGCACTTCGCGGACTCTGCCGCCACTTCAGCGAGCGTCGACCGGATCTGGTGGATGGCGATGCTGAGGTTGTTGGAGCCGCGTGCGGGAGGCGCATCCGGCCAAAAGAGATCGATCAGGACGTCACGAGGCACCATGCGGCCCTTTTCCATGGCCA
This genomic window contains:
- a CDS encoding BTAD domain-containing putative transcriptional regulator — translated: MPTATSPELQPLIGTYPALPFVLGMVPSVQEDARIPAILRNLESLHAIAAESRRELDHLLRLSQEILLAVRTPAPAPPSQRPEAPVRDSALVHISLLGSFDVEAAGRSVTRWPSKKARLLLAYLAMEKGRMVPRDVLIDLFWPDAPPARGSNNLSIAIHQIRSTLAEVAAESAKCVLVRQGACGLDPSVVSTDLWDFQQRLASARQALESRDTAGTRSHLVSALAMYHGELLESDPYEEWVVEPRRTLSAAYYQALSWVTTQSAKDDDWRSVLDYASLMVKKEPFDEAAHRWLMQAHWRLGNRSQALQQYRACEEVLKAELGLPPSEETRRLFEVIRGK